A genomic stretch from Hymenobacter psoromatis includes:
- a CDS encoding fatty acid desaturase: MLTNDLLISRGEVLQQLEGYLKDNIYTFLKRVEDSWQPADYLPDSRRDTFFEEVKELREKATGLSYDLLAVLIGDTITEEALPNYEAWFHELDGLNRDRDNGWAQWIRGWTAEENRHGDLLNRYLYLCGRVNMREFEFSTQYLINDGFDLGTAQDPYRAFVYTSYQEMATNVSHRRVGQLARQAGDDGLSKICGMIAGDENRHAKAYKTFVDKIFELDPSEMMLAFEDMMRKKIVMPAHYMRELGIDMGKTFGHFTDAAQRIGVYTSSDYTDILDTLLSEWKIADRTGLTGPAEKARDYVMALPDRLRRVSDRMSVPKLEYKFKWIS; encoded by the coding sequence ATACTCACCAACGACCTACTCATTTCACGCGGCGAAGTACTTCAACAACTCGAAGGCTATCTGAAAGATAATATCTATACCTTTCTGAAACGGGTAGAAGACAGCTGGCAGCCAGCCGACTACCTGCCCGATTCACGTCGCGACACCTTCTTCGAGGAAGTGAAAGAGCTGCGCGAAAAGGCCACCGGCCTCAGCTACGACCTGCTGGCCGTGCTCATCGGCGACACCATCACCGAGGAAGCCCTGCCCAACTACGAAGCCTGGTTTCACGAGCTCGACGGCCTCAACCGCGACCGCGACAACGGTTGGGCGCAGTGGATTCGGGGCTGGACGGCCGAGGAGAACCGCCACGGCGACCTGCTCAACCGCTACCTCTACCTGTGCGGGCGCGTCAACATGCGCGAGTTTGAGTTTTCGACCCAGTACCTCATCAACGACGGCTTCGACCTGGGCACGGCCCAAGACCCGTACCGTGCCTTCGTGTACACGAGCTACCAGGAAATGGCCACCAACGTGTCGCACCGCCGCGTGGGCCAGTTGGCCCGCCAGGCCGGCGACGATGGGCTTTCTAAAATCTGCGGCATGATTGCGGGCGATGAAAACCGCCACGCCAAGGCCTATAAAACCTTTGTGGACAAGATTTTCGAGCTCGACCCAAGCGAGATGATGCTGGCCTTCGAGGATATGATGCGCAAGAAAATCGTGATGCCCGCTCACTATATGCGCGAGCTGGGCATTGATATGGGCAAGACCTTCGGGCACTTCACCGACGCCGCCCAGCGCATCGGCGTGTACACGAGCAGCGACTACACCGATATTCTCGACACGCTCCTCAGCGAGTGGAAAATCGCTGACCGCACTGGCCTCACCGGCCCCGCCGAAAAGGCCCGCGACTACGTAATGGCCCTGCCCGACCGCCTGCGCCGCGTGAGCGACCGCATGAGCGTGCCCAAGCTGGAATATAAGTTTAAGTGGATTAGCTAG
- a CDS encoding malate dehydrogenase, whose protein sequence is MKVTVVGAGNVGATCADVLATREIANEVVLVDIKEGFAEGKALDIWQKAPIIGYDTRTVGVTNDYARTAGSEVVVITSGLPRKPGMSRDDLISTNAGIVKTVTEQVVAHSPNAIIIIVSNPLDVMTYQAHLTAKLPREKVFGMAGILDTARYRAFLAEALNVSPKDIQAVLMGGHGDTMVPLPRYTTVGGIPVTELIDKAKLDAIVQRTAQGGGELVKLMGTSAWYAPGAAAAQMVEAIVRDQRRVFPVCLELQGEYGINGVYLGAPVILGKNGVERVIELQLNDEEKAMLETSRGHVKEVMDALDKMSAAA, encoded by the coding sequence ATGAAAGTTACCGTAGTTGGGGCTGGCAATGTGGGCGCTACCTGCGCCGACGTGCTCGCCACCCGTGAAATTGCCAACGAAGTTGTATTGGTTGACATCAAGGAAGGCTTCGCCGAAGGCAAAGCCCTCGATATCTGGCAGAAAGCCCCCATTATTGGCTACGACACCCGCACCGTGGGCGTCACCAACGACTACGCCCGCACCGCCGGCTCGGAGGTAGTCGTTATCACCTCGGGCCTGCCCCGCAAGCCCGGCATGAGCCGCGACGACCTGATTTCGACCAACGCCGGCATCGTGAAAACGGTGACCGAGCAGGTAGTAGCCCACTCGCCCAACGCCATCATCATCATCGTGAGCAACCCGCTCGACGTGATGACCTACCAGGCGCACCTCACCGCCAAGCTGCCCCGCGAAAAGGTATTCGGCATGGCCGGCATCCTCGACACGGCCCGCTACCGCGCCTTTTTGGCCGAGGCCCTCAACGTGAGCCCCAAAGACATTCAGGCGGTGCTCATGGGTGGCCACGGCGACACGATGGTGCCCCTACCCCGCTACACCACCGTGGGCGGCATCCCGGTTACGGAGCTGATTGACAAAGCAAAACTTGATGCCATCGTGCAGCGCACCGCCCAGGGCGGCGGCGAGCTGGTGAAGCTCATGGGCACTTCGGCGTGGTACGCGCCCGGCGCGGCCGCCGCCCAAATGGTGGAAGCCATCGTGCGCGACCAGCGCCGCGTGTTCCCGGTGTGCCTGGAGCTGCAGGGCGAATACGGCATCAACGGCGTGTACCTCGGCGCGCCGGTTATCCTGGGCAAAAACGGCGTGGAGCGCGTGATTGAATTGCAGCTCAACGACGAAGAAAAAGCCATGCTCGAAACCTCGCGCGGCCACGTGAAAGAGGTAATGGACGCGCTGGATAAGATGAGCGCGGCGGCGTAA
- a CDS encoding polynucleotide kinase-phosphatase encodes MPQNTLKLPELSLILLIGSTGAGKSTFARRLFRPTEIVSSDTCRGLVSDDENNLDATNDAFDLLHYWVAKRLKRGRLTVIDATNVRAEDRKAFVALARQYHCLPVAIVLDVPESVAADRNRQRPDRAGLKPHVIANHRRLLRQGLRTLKPEGFRHIFHLRGVEEIDAVQAIVRDPLHNNRQQETGPFDIIGDVHGCYAELCELLEKLGYAVAEEAVLDARDLGVRVTSPPNPLSRGEGELVSSSTLEVAANKQAFEKAVSPELETSPPSPRERGLGGEVNVGATPRKVIFLGDLVDRGPASPQVLRLVMSMVRDGLALCVPGNHDIKLLRHLNGKNVAATHGLAETLAQLAAETPAFKEQVRLFLDGLVSHYVLDGGRLVVAHAGLTEDMQGRGSGAVRSFALYGETTGETDEFGLPVRYHWASEYRGRAMVVYGHTPVPEPEWLNNTIDIDTGCVFGGRLTALRYPERALVAVPAHRVYAEPSRPLHYNPHQPEQLTKNEEQTTAQQQHDDLLDIRDVTGKQLINTRLLNTVTVREEDAVAALEVMSRFALNPKWLLYLPPTMSPTETSELPDLLEHPAEAFSYYQRQGVGRVVCEEKHMGSRVVVVLGQSEAAIQRRLGVGGEGLGKCYTRTGRNFFTNSDLETAFLARLRDALTAAGFWERFGTDWVCLDAELLPWSAKAQELVKSQYAAVAAAAGAALPQAEAALVAATARGLSGAAELLARTTARRAAATDYADAYRRYCWPVQSLDDLKLAPFHLLATEGKTYFDRDHAWHMETLRALSLADPGLLRATPYRVVDLTNPAEIEAATDWWTALTAGGGEGMVVKPYDFIPQTGRSLVQPALKCRGREYLRIIYGPDYLLAGNLDRLRQRNVKAKRNLALREFALGVEGLERFVAGQPLRLVHQCVFGVLALESEPVDPRL; translated from the coding sequence ATGCCCCAAAATACCCTAAAGCTCCCCGAACTGTCCCTAATCCTGCTCATTGGCAGCACGGGCGCGGGTAAGTCCACGTTTGCGCGCCGCCTGTTCCGGCCCACCGAAATTGTGTCGTCGGATACCTGCCGGGGCCTAGTATCGGATGATGAAAACAACCTGGATGCCACCAACGACGCCTTCGACCTGCTGCACTACTGGGTGGCCAAGCGCCTCAAGCGCGGCCGCCTCACCGTGATTGATGCCACCAACGTGCGCGCCGAAGACCGCAAGGCCTTCGTGGCGCTGGCCCGGCAGTACCACTGCCTGCCGGTGGCCATCGTGCTCGACGTGCCCGAGAGCGTGGCCGCCGACCGCAACCGCCAGCGCCCCGACCGCGCCGGCCTCAAGCCCCACGTCATTGCCAACCACCGCCGCCTGCTGCGCCAGGGCCTGCGCACGCTCAAGCCGGAGGGCTTCCGACACATCTTCCACCTGCGCGGGGTGGAGGAAATCGACGCTGTGCAAGCGATAGTGCGCGACCCGCTGCACAACAACCGCCAGCAGGAAACCGGCCCCTTCGACATCATCGGCGACGTGCATGGCTGCTATGCGGAGCTGTGCGAACTGCTGGAGAAGCTGGGCTACGCGGTGGCGGAAGAAGCGGTGCTGGACGCGCGCGATTTGGGCGTGCGGGTCACCTCACCCCCTAACCCCCTCTCCCGTGGAGAGGGGGAACTAGTTTCTAGCTCTACTTTAGAAGTAGCTGCCAATAAGCAAGCTTTCGAAAAGGCAGTTAGCCCAGAACTAGAAACTAGTCCCCCCTCTCCACGGGAGAGGGGGCTAGGGGGTGAGGTGAACGTAGGCGCTACCCCCCGCAAAGTCATCTTCCTCGGCGACCTCGTGGACCGTGGCCCCGCCTCGCCGCAAGTCTTGCGCCTGGTAATGAGCATGGTGCGCGATGGCCTGGCGCTGTGCGTGCCCGGCAACCACGATATAAAATTGCTGCGCCACCTCAACGGTAAAAACGTGGCCGCCACCCACGGCCTGGCCGAAACCCTGGCCCAGCTCGCAGCCGAAACGCCCGCCTTTAAGGAGCAGGTGCGGCTGTTTCTAGATGGGCTGGTGAGCCACTACGTGCTGGACGGCGGCCGGCTGGTGGTGGCCCATGCCGGCCTCACCGAAGACATGCAGGGTAGGGGCTCGGGGGCGGTGCGCAGCTTCGCGCTCTATGGCGAGACGACCGGCGAAACGGACGAGTTTGGCCTGCCCGTGCGCTATCACTGGGCCAGCGAGTACCGGGGCCGGGCGATGGTGGTGTACGGCCACACGCCCGTGCCCGAGCCCGAATGGCTCAACAACACCATCGACATTGACACCGGCTGCGTGTTTGGCGGCCGCCTCACCGCCCTGCGCTACCCCGAGCGGGCGCTGGTGGCCGTGCCCGCGCACCGGGTGTATGCCGAGCCCAGCCGCCCGCTGCACTACAACCCGCACCAGCCGGAACAATTAACGAAAAACGAAGAACAAACAACCGCCCAGCAGCAGCATGACGACCTGCTCGACATCCGCGACGTGACCGGCAAGCAACTCATTAACACGCGCTTGCTCAACACCGTGACGGTGCGGGAGGAAGACGCCGTGGCCGCCCTGGAGGTGATGTCGCGCTTCGCCCTCAACCCCAAGTGGCTGCTGTATCTGCCGCCCACCATGTCGCCCACCGAAACCTCGGAGCTGCCCGACCTGCTCGAACACCCCGCCGAAGCCTTCTCCTACTACCAGCGGCAGGGGGTAGGGCGGGTGGTGTGCGAGGAAAAGCACATGGGCAGCCGCGTGGTCGTGGTGCTGGGCCAGAGCGAGGCCGCCATCCAGCGCCGGCTGGGGGTTGGGGGCGAGGGCCTGGGCAAGTGCTACACCCGCACCGGCCGCAACTTCTTCACCAACAGCGACCTGGAAACTGCCTTCCTGGCCCGCCTACGCGATGCCCTCACGGCGGCCGGCTTCTGGGAGCGCTTCGGCACCGACTGGGTGTGCCTCGATGCCGAGCTGCTGCCGTGGTCGGCCAAGGCTCAGGAATTAGTGAAGAGCCAGTACGCCGCCGTGGCCGCCGCCGCCGGCGCTGCCCTGCCCCAGGCCGAAGCCGCGCTGGTTGCCGCCACCGCCCGCGGCCTTTCCGGCGCGGCCGAGCTGCTGGCCCGCACCACCGCCCGCCGCGCGGCCGCCACCGACTACGCCGACGCCTACCGCCGCTACTGCTGGCCCGTGCAGTCGCTCGATGACTTGAAATTAGCCCCCTTCCACCTGCTCGCCACTGAGGGCAAAACGTACTTCGACCGCGACCACGCCTGGCACATGGAAACCCTGCGTGCCCTCAGCCTCGCCGACCCCGGCCTGCTGCGCGCCACGCCCTACCGCGTGGTGGACCTCACCAACCCCGCCGAAATCGAAGCCGCCACCGACTGGTGGACCGCCCTCACCGCCGGCGGGGGCGAAGGCATGGTGGTGAAGCCCTACGACTTCATCCCCCAAACCGGCCGCTCGCTCGTGCAGCCCGCCCTCAAGTGCCGGGGTAGGGAATACCTGCGCATCATCTACGGCCCCGATTACCTGCTGGCGGGCAACCTCGACCGCCTGCGCCAGCGCAACGTGAAAGCCAAGCGCAACCTGGCCCTGCGCGAGTTTGCCCTCGGCGTGGAAGGTCTCGAACGGTTCGTGGCCGGCCAGCCGCTGCGCCTGGTGCACCAGTGCGTATTCGGTGTGCTGGCCCTGGAAAGCGAGCCGGTGGACCCGCGCCTGTAG
- a CDS encoding Fe-S oxidoreductase produces the protein MPTPQVDIFIPCFVDQLYPHTALNMVKVLERAGCQVHYNPDQTCCGQPAYNAGYVNESWDIAHKFLADFPTPPAGAETRYVVSPSASCVGMVRNAYSHLFREREERFMCQDVQRRTYELTEFLTDVLNISTIPGAALAGTYTYHDSCSALRECGIREAPRRLLDGVAGLRRVEMAETTTCCGFGGTFAVKFEAISVAMAQQKVEHALATGADYIVSTDVSCLMHLEAYIRREKLAIKTMHIADVLASGW, from the coding sequence ATGCCCACTCCCCAAGTCGATATTTTCATCCCCTGCTTTGTGGACCAGCTTTACCCGCACACCGCCCTCAACATGGTGAAAGTGCTGGAACGAGCCGGCTGCCAGGTGCACTACAACCCCGACCAAACCTGCTGCGGCCAGCCCGCCTACAACGCGGGCTATGTAAACGAAAGCTGGGATATTGCCCACAAGTTTCTGGCTGATTTCCCTACCCCCCCTGCCGGGGCCGAAACCCGCTACGTCGTCAGCCCCTCGGCCTCGTGCGTGGGCATGGTGCGCAATGCCTACTCCCACCTGTTTAGGGAGCGTGAAGAGCGCTTTATGTGCCAGGACGTGCAGCGCCGCACCTACGAGCTAACCGAGTTTTTAACCGACGTGCTGAATATCAGCACTATCCCCGGCGCGGCGCTGGCCGGCACCTACACCTACCACGACTCCTGCTCCGCCTTGCGCGAGTGCGGCATTCGGGAGGCCCCGCGCCGGCTGCTCGATGGCGTGGCCGGCCTGCGCCGCGTAGAGATGGCCGAAACTACCACTTGCTGCGGCTTTGGAGGCACCTTTGCCGTGAAGTTTGAGGCTATTTCGGTGGCGATGGCGCAGCAAAAAGTGGAGCATGCCCTGGCCACCGGGGCCGACTACATCGTGAGCACCGACGTGAGCTGCCTCATGCACCTGGAGGCGTATATTCGGCGCGAAAAACTGGCTATCAAAACGATGCATATCGCCGACGTGCTGGCCAGCGGCTGGTAA
- a CDS encoding nucleotidyltransferase — MTIADLRQRHLILFEAISGSRAYGTQLPHSDTDLKGVFVLPEEEFFGLNYIPQIANETNDEVFYELRRFVELLLKNNPTVLELLGTPADCIIYKHPLFEQFKAADFLSRLCRQSFAEYAVAQIRKAQGLNKKINHPEPPARKSVLDFCYVTVGAGAQPVAAWLARQGIEDEQCGLANVPHLTDLYALFIDPTPLRPLGYRGLVRDPATSQDVLLSAVPKGEEPVAYLSFNRTGYSVYCRAFREYWEWVEKRNKERYENTVRHGKNYDAKNMLHVFRLLQMAEEIARTSTLHVRRPNPEFLLQIRRGEFEYAELVAQAEHLIAQVEAAFATSSLPPAPDANAAEATLRQVRRAFYQL, encoded by the coding sequence ATGACCATCGCCGACCTGCGCCAGCGCCACCTTATTTTGTTCGAGGCCATCAGCGGCAGCCGCGCCTACGGCACGCAGCTGCCGCATTCCGACACCGATTTAAAAGGTGTATTCGTGCTGCCCGAAGAAGAATTTTTTGGCCTGAATTATATTCCGCAAATCGCGAATGAAACCAACGACGAGGTGTTTTATGAGCTGCGTCGCTTTGTCGAATTATTGCTGAAAAATAATCCGACCGTGCTCGAATTACTCGGCACGCCGGCCGACTGCATTATTTACAAGCACCCGCTTTTTGAGCAATTCAAGGCGGCCGATTTTTTATCCCGGCTCTGCCGCCAAAGCTTTGCCGAATATGCCGTGGCGCAAATTCGCAAGGCGCAGGGATTGAATAAAAAAATTAACCATCCCGAGCCGCCGGCCCGCAAGTCGGTGCTCGACTTTTGCTACGTGACGGTGGGGGCGGGGGCGCAGCCGGTGGCGGCCTGGCTGGCCCGCCAAGGCATTGAAGATGAGCAGTGTGGGCTGGCCAACGTGCCGCACCTCACCGACTTGTACGCCCTGTTCATCGACCCTACCCCCCTCCGCCCGCTCGGCTACCGGGGCCTGGTGCGCGACCCGGCCACCAGCCAGGACGTGCTGCTCTCGGCCGTGCCGAAAGGGGAGGAGCCGGTCGCCTATCTGTCGTTTAATCGCACCGGCTACAGCGTCTATTGCCGGGCCTTTCGGGAGTACTGGGAATGGGTGGAAAAACGCAATAAAGAGCGGTACGAAAACACCGTGCGGCACGGTAAAAATTACGACGCGAAAAATATGCTGCACGTGTTTCGACTGCTGCAAATGGCGGAGGAAATTGCCCGCACCAGCACGCTACACGTGCGCCGCCCCAATCCCGAATTTCTGCTGCAAATTCGGCGCGGCGAGTTTGAATATGCCGAGCTGGTGGCTCAGGCCGAGCACTTAATAGCGCAGGTCGAAGCGGCGTTTGCCACCTCATCCCTACCCCCCGCGCCCGACGCCAACGCCGCCGAAGCCACGCTGCGGCAAGTGCGCCGGGCATTTTATCAACTTTAA
- a CDS encoding hydroxymethylglutaryl-CoA lyase gives MPTHPVILTECPRDAMQGLPDFIPTPVKTAYLQQLLAVGFDVLDFGSFVSPKAIPQLRDTAEVLAGLDLDRTRTKLLAIVANLRGAEQAAGHPEIHYLGFPLSVSETFQRRNTNQTIAEALADVAAMHELCERRGKTLIVYLSMGFGNPYGDPYGPAIVADFTAKLAALGVRIVALSDTIGVSTPALITPLFEELIPAFPRIEFGAHLHTTPSTWLEKVQAAYGAGCRRFDGALGGIGGCPMAADVLTGNMATENLVAFLEGVGEETLLYPVAFAAAQAQAALVFAPVRAA, from the coding sequence ATGCCCACCCACCCCGTTATCCTCACCGAGTGCCCGCGCGATGCCATGCAGGGCCTGCCGGACTTCATCCCTACCCCCGTCAAAACGGCCTACCTCCAGCAGCTGCTGGCCGTGGGCTTCGACGTGCTCGATTTCGGCTCGTTCGTGTCGCCCAAGGCCATTCCGCAGCTGCGCGACACGGCCGAAGTGCTCGCCGGCCTCGACCTCGACCGCACGCGCACCAAGCTGCTGGCCATCGTGGCCAATCTGCGCGGGGCCGAGCAGGCCGCCGGCCACCCCGAAATCCACTACCTGGGTTTTCCGCTTTCGGTGAGCGAAACCTTTCAGCGCCGCAACACCAACCAAACCATCGCCGAGGCCCTGGCCGACGTGGCCGCCATGCACGAGCTCTGCGAGCGCCGGGGTAAAACGCTGATTGTGTACCTCTCAATGGGTTTCGGCAATCCCTATGGCGACCCCTACGGCCCGGCCATTGTCGCCGACTTCACCGCGAAGCTGGCCGCGTTGGGCGTGCGCATCGTGGCCTTGTCCGACACCATTGGCGTGAGCACGCCGGCGCTCATTACGCCCTTGTTTGAGGAGCTGATTCCGGCTTTCCCACGCATCGAGTTTGGTGCTCACCTGCACACTACCCCCAGCACCTGGCTCGAAAAAGTGCAGGCCGCCTACGGGGCCGGCTGCCGCCGCTTCGACGGCGCGCTCGGCGGCATCGGCGGCTGTCCGATGGCGGCCGACGTGCTCACCGGCAACATGGCCACCGAGAACCTGGTGGCGTTTTTGGAGGGGGTAGGGGAGGAAACGCTCCTCTACCCCGTAGCCTTCGCCGCCGCGCAAGCCCAAGCTGCCTTGGTATTCGCGCCCGTCCGCGCCGCCTAG
- a CDS encoding NIPSNAP family containing protein: MKKTVFLPLISALCLWLLGSAALAKPAAERPAYFELKIYHIKTPRQEALIDSFLQHQYMPAMRAAGIATIGVFKPIGNDTTADRRVYVFTPYASLKQWEQVKNTAAPKLLTAGGAYENVAYNNPAYTRLETIFIQAFDEMPALTAPKLDAPKSERVYELRSYESASEKIFRNKVQMFNQGGEIKLFNRLGFNGIFYGSVLFGAHLPNLMYMTSFANREAREAHWKTFGADPEWKRLSALPEYQNNVAHIDITFLRPTPYSGL, translated from the coding sequence ATGAAAAAAACCGTTTTCCTACCCCTCATCAGTGCGCTGTGTCTGTGGCTGCTGGGTAGCGCGGCCCTGGCCAAGCCGGCCGCCGAGCGCCCCGCCTACTTCGAGCTGAAAATATACCACATCAAAACGCCGCGTCAGGAGGCGCTGATTGACAGCTTCTTGCAGCATCAGTATATGCCGGCCATGCGGGCGGCGGGCATCGCCACCATCGGCGTGTTCAAGCCCATCGGCAACGACACGACCGCCGACCGGCGCGTGTACGTGTTCACGCCCTACGCCTCGCTCAAGCAGTGGGAGCAGGTGAAAAACACCGCCGCGCCCAAGCTGCTGACCGCCGGCGGGGCCTACGAAAACGTGGCTTACAACAATCCCGCCTACACTCGCCTGGAAACCATTTTTATCCAGGCCTTCGACGAGATGCCCGCCCTCACCGCGCCCAAACTCGACGCGCCCAAGAGCGAGCGCGTGTATGAGCTGCGCAGCTACGAGAGCGCCAGCGAGAAAATCTTCCGCAACAAGGTGCAGATGTTCAACCAGGGCGGCGAAATCAAGCTCTTCAACCGGCTGGGCTTCAACGGTATTTTCTACGGCTCGGTCCTGTTCGGTGCCCACCTGCCCAACCTGATGTACATGACCTCCTTCGCCAACCGCGAGGCGCGCGAGGCCCACTGGAAAACCTTCGGCGCCGACCCCGAGTGGAAGCGCCTCTCGGCCCTGCCCGAGTACCAGAACAACGTGGCCCACATCGACATCACGTTTTTGCGCCCTACCCCCTATTCGGGGCTGTAA
- a CDS encoding hydroperoxidase (has catalase and peroxidase activities) gives MNDPSAAKCPFLAGQTQQAAGGGTRDRDWWPNMLRLNILRQHSALANPMGADFNYVEEFKKLDFNAVKQDLLELMTTSQDWWPADYGHYGPFFIRMAWHSAGTYRIADGRGGAGAGMQRFAPLNSWPDNANLDKARLLLWPIKQKYGEQISWADLMILAGNCALESMGLKPFGYSGGRADVWEPMDEVYWGSEREWLGDKRYTGDRQLENPLAAVQMGLIYVNPEGPNGNPNPLGSARDIRETFGRMAMNDEETVALIAGGHTFGKTHGAADPAQYIAHEPAAAGIEQQGKGWLNTYGTGNAGDTITSGLEGAWTATPAKWGNGYFNNLFGFEWELTKSPAGAHQWKPKGDAGAGLIPDAHDPNKSHQPFMLTSDIAMREDPIYEKISRRFHENPEEFADAFSRAWFKLTHRDMGPVSRYVGPEVPSEVLVWQDPLPAADYAPVDEQDINTLKDRLLACGLTGAQLIRTAWASAATFRGSDKRGGANGARLRLAPQKYWDANNPAELAKVFDTLTGIQREFNSNAGGKQVSLADLIVLGGAAAIEQAAKEGGYDIQVPFHPGRTDATHEQTDVQSFEALEPHADGFRNYLRANHEAAPEAMLIDRAQLLTLSAPEMTVLIGGLRVLNTNYDHSNHGVFTARPGTLTNDYFVNLLDMGTTWKATSEADQLFEGRDRKTNVVKWTGTRVDLIFGSNSELRAISEVYGTHNAGPKFVRDFVAAWAKVMDADRFDLTKK, from the coding sequence ATGAATGACCCCTCAGCGGCGAAATGTCCGTTTTTGGCGGGGCAGACGCAGCAGGCGGCCGGCGGCGGCACCCGCGACCGCGATTGGTGGCCCAACATGCTGCGGCTCAACATCCTGCGTCAGCACTCGGCGCTGGCCAACCCGATGGGCGCGGACTTCAACTACGTGGAGGAGTTCAAGAAGCTGGATTTCAACGCGGTGAAACAGGACCTGCTTGAGCTGATGACCACCTCGCAGGACTGGTGGCCCGCCGACTACGGCCACTATGGCCCGTTCTTTATTCGCATGGCCTGGCACAGCGCCGGCACCTACCGCATCGCCGATGGCCGCGGGGGCGCGGGCGCGGGTATGCAGCGCTTCGCGCCGCTCAACAGCTGGCCCGACAATGCCAACCTCGACAAAGCCCGCCTGCTGCTGTGGCCCATCAAGCAGAAATATGGGGAGCAGATTTCCTGGGCCGACCTCATGATTTTGGCCGGCAACTGCGCCCTGGAGTCGATGGGCCTCAAGCCGTTTGGCTATTCGGGTGGCCGCGCCGACGTGTGGGAGCCGATGGATGAAGTTTACTGGGGCTCGGAACGCGAGTGGCTCGGCGACAAGCGCTACACCGGCGACCGGCAGCTCGAAAACCCGCTGGCGGCCGTGCAGATGGGCCTGATTTACGTGAACCCGGAGGGTCCCAACGGCAACCCCAACCCGCTGGGCTCGGCCCGCGACATCCGCGAAACCTTCGGCCGCATGGCCATGAACGACGAGGAAACCGTGGCCCTGATTGCCGGCGGCCACACCTTCGGCAAAACCCACGGCGCGGCTGACCCCGCCCAGTATATTGCGCACGAGCCGGCTGCGGCAGGCATCGAGCAGCAGGGCAAGGGCTGGCTGAACACGTATGGCACCGGCAACGCCGGCGACACCATCACCAGCGGCCTCGAAGGTGCCTGGACCGCTACCCCCGCCAAGTGGGGCAACGGCTACTTCAACAACCTGTTTGGCTTTGAGTGGGAGCTGACCAAGAGCCCCGCCGGGGCGCACCAGTGGAAGCCCAAAGGCGATGCCGGCGCGGGCCTGATTCCCGACGCCCACGACCCGAATAAGTCGCACCAGCCGTTTATGCTGACTTCGGACATCGCCATGCGCGAAGACCCGATTTATGAGAAAATCTCGCGCCGCTTCCACGAAAACCCCGAGGAGTTTGCCGATGCTTTCAGCCGCGCCTGGTTCAAGCTCACGCACCGCGACATGGGTCCGGTGTCGCGCTACGTGGGTCCCGAGGTGCCGAGCGAAGTACTCGTCTGGCAAGACCCGCTGCCCGCCGCCGACTACGCGCCGGTTGACGAGCAGGATATTAACACGCTGAAAGACCGGCTATTGGCCTGCGGCCTCACGGGCGCACAGCTCATTCGCACAGCCTGGGCTTCGGCCGCCACGTTCCGGGGTTCCGACAAGCGCGGCGGGGCCAACGGTGCCCGGCTGCGGCTGGCTCCCCAGAAATACTGGGATGCCAACAACCCCGCCGAGCTGGCCAAGGTGTTCGACACGCTAACCGGCATCCAAAGGGAGTTTAACAGCAACGCGGGCGGCAAGCAAGTGTCACTGGCCGACCTGATTGTGCTGGGCGGGGCCGCTGCCATCGAGCAGGCTGCCAAGGAAGGTGGCTACGACATACAGGTGCCTTTCCACCCCGGCCGCACCGATGCCACGCACGAGCAAACCGACGTGCAGTCGTTCGAGGCGCTGGAGCCGCACGCCGATGGCTTCCGCAACTACCTGCGCGCCAACCACGAAGCCGCTCCCGAGGCGATGCTCATCGACCGGGCACAGCTGCTGACCCTCTCGGCCCCCGAAATGACGGTGCTGATTGGCGGCCTGCGCGTGCTGAACACCAACTACGACCACTCGAACCACGGTGTGTTTACCGCCCGCCCTGGCACGCTCACCAACGACTACTTCGTGAACCTGCTCGACATGGGCACTACCTGGAAAGCCACTTCGGAGGCCGACCAGCTGTTCGAAGGCCGCGACCGCAAAACCAACGTGGTGAAGTGGACCGGCACCCGCGTGGACCTGATTTTCGGCTCCAACTCGGAGCTGCGCGCCATCTCCGAAGTATATGGCACCCATAACGCCGGCCCCAAATTCGTGCGCGACTTCGTAGCCGCCTGGGCCAAGGTGATGGACGCTGACCGCTTCGACCTGACGAAAAAGTAG